In Bos mutus isolate GX-2022 chromosome 2, NWIPB_WYAK_1.1, whole genome shotgun sequence, one DNA window encodes the following:
- the LOC102267779 gene encoding regulator of nonsense transcripts 3A — protein sequence MRSEDGAGGPGVAVATRGPSGREKPSSAESQFRRESPRREAEAPLASSSSCGSGAGKPREEKRMVLSKVVIRRLPPSLTKEQLEQQLHPLPAHDYFEFFTADVSLYPHLYSRAYINFRNPDDILLFRGGFDGYIFIDNKGLEYPAVVEFAPFQKIAKKKLKKKDAKTGSIEDDPEYKKFLETYCVEEEKTSVSPETLLGDIEAKTRELIARRTTPLLEYIKNRKLEKQRIREEKREERRRRELEKKRLREEEKRRRREEKCRRKAAEKQKKTAEKEVRMKLLKKPEKGEEPSTEKQKERAEETDPGDGKWEPCPSAVVLKPKPPEGSLEELRERSQYDSDKEQRDKERRSREKEPEAQQCHLDDSRKHRAHHELEKCSGRNGEELARGKGSAADGGRRGSQDRGCPVEAAERPGKEKSEDRPAPRKERTGNKDRPGLQLYQPRARIRACNCDGRHPEEGRDGRRGEAEDSTVALAEKSEEAVWGDMHVGDVGGGSPPQRSVDSRGRSFRKL from the coding sequence ATGCGCTCGGAGGATGGAGCCGGGGGCCCCGGTGTGGCCGTTGCTACGCGGGGTCCGAGCGGGAGGGAGAAACCATCATCCGCAGAAAGCCAGTTCCGCCGGGAGTCTCCGCGGCGGGAGGCCGAAGCGCCGCTGGCCTCCTCTTCCAGCTGTGGGAGCGGCGCAGGCAAACCTCGCGAGGAAAAGAGGATGGTCTTGAGCAAAGTGGTCATCCGGCGGCTTCCCCCCAGCCTCACCAAGGAGCAGCTGGAACAGCAGCTGCACCCGCTGCCTGCACACGATTACTtcgagttctttactgctgatgtCAGTCTTTATCCTCATCTCTACTCAAGAGCATACATTAACTTTAGAAATCCAGATGACATCCTTCTTTTTAGAGGTGGTTTTGATGGATATATCTTCATTGATAATAAAGGGCTAGAATATCCTGCAGTGGTAGAATTTGCTCCATTCCAGAAGATAGCCAAAAAGAAGCTAAAGAAAAAAGATGCCAAAACCGGAAGCATTGAAGATGACCCAGAGTATAAGAAATTTTTAGAAACTTACTGTGTGGAGGAGGAGAAAACTAGTGTCAGTCCTGAAACTCTTCTGGGAGACATAGAGGCAAAGACACGAGAACTTATTGCTAGAAGAACCACACCTCTCTTGGAATATATTAAGAACAGAAAATTAGAGAAGCAGCGAATTCGAGAAGAAAAACGAGAGGAGCggaggaggagggagctggaAAAGAAGCGCCTACGGGAAGAAGAGAAGCGGAGGCGGCGGGAGGAGAAGTGCAGGAGGAAAGCagcagaaaaacagaagaaaacggCGGAGAAGGAAGTAAGGATGAAGCTTCTCAAAAAACCAGAAAAGGGAGAGGAGCCGAGCactgagaaacaaaaagaaagagcGGAGGAGACTGACCCTGGAGACGGGAAGTGGGAGCCTTGTCCCAGTGCGGTGGTCCTAAAGCCCAAGCCCCCAGAGGGCTCGCTGGAGGAGCTCCGGGAGAGGTCACAATATGACAGTGATAAAGAGCAAAGGGATAAGGAGAGAAGATCCCGAGAAAAAGAACCTGAAGCACAGCAATGCCACTTGGATGACAGCAGGAAACACAGAGCCCACCATGAGCTGGAAAAATGTtcgggaagaaatggagaagagcTGGCACGGGGGAAGGGGTCGGCCGCAGAcggagggagaagagggagccAGGATAGGGGCTGCCCTGTGGAAGCAGCAGAGAGGCCGGGAAAGGAGAAGAGTGAAGACCGGCCAGCACCCAGAAAGGAGCGCACGGGAAACAAGGACCGGCCAGGCTTGCAGCTGTACCAGCCCAGAGCTCGCATCCGAGCCTGTAACTGTGATGGAAGACACCCTGAGGAGGGCCGCGACGGGAGGAGGGGTGAGGCGGAAGACTCAACGGTGGCTTTAGCTGAGAAGAGCGAAGAGGCGGTGTGGGGCGACATGCATGTTGGTGACGTGGGTGGGGGCTCCCCACCTCAACGCTCTGTGGATTCGAGAGGGCGTTCCTTCCGGAAGTTATAA
- the ARL6IP6 gene encoding ADP-ribosylation factor-like protein 6-interacting protein 6 isoform X2, which translates to MSFVESGRRSAPLRRRPGTPVPFARPAYSVFSQGDSWGEGEVEEEEGCDQVARDLRAEFSAGSSSKLRKDPVLQPDGDGSPVLPDKRNGIFSADAGGKALARRWPVQVLSILCSLLFAILLACLLAITYLIVKELHAENLKNEDDVNTGLLGFWSLLIISLTAGFSCCSFSWTVTYFDSFEPGMFPPTPLSPARFKLNQQK; encoded by the exons ATGTCGTTTGTGGAGAGCGGGAGACGTTCGGCCCCTCTGCGCCGCCGGCCCGGCACCCCTGTCCCGTTCGCTCGACCTGCGTATTCCGTTTTCAGTCAGGGAGATAGCTGGGGTGAGGGCGAAGTCGAAGAGGAGGAGGGATGCGACCAAGTGGCCCGTGATTTGCGGGCGGAGTTCTCGGCCGGGTCGTCATCGAAACTCAGAAAGGACCCGGTACTCCAGCCAGATGGGGACGGATCTCCGGTTCTGCCCGATAAACGCAATGGCATTTTCTCGGCGGATGCGGGTGGTAAAGCCCTGGCTCGGCGCTGGCCGGTCCAAGTCCTCTCAATTCTCTGTTCTCTGCTGTTCGCCATCCTTCTTGCCTGCCTGCTCGCCATCACCTACCTGATCGTAAAAG AGTTACATGCTGAAAATTTGAAGAATGAAGATGATGTAAACACTGGACTGTTAG GATTCTGGAGTCTACTTATAATATCCCTAACTGCTGGATTCTCCTGCTGCAGCTTTTCTTGGACAGTGACTTACTTTGATTCTTTTGAACCAGGAATGTTTCCTCCTACTCCTCTTTCACCTGCCAGGTTCAA